Genomic segment of Verrucomicrobiota bacterium:
GCAGCACGTTCACCGCTACCCCCTGCCCCAGCTTGATCAGGCCCAGCAGCAAATGTTCCGTGCCGACAAAGTTATGGTTAAACCGGTCGGCTTCTTTTCGTGCCAACGCCAGCACCTGTTGGGCGCGTGGCGTGAAATTGTTCATTGACTCTTCCATATCACCGAGACAAGTTGCAATCAATTGTCGGTTTTGTCCAGTATTACCCGACAAATTCTAACGCTGGGTTGGCGCTGATTTCCGTAATCCTGACCGCCGCATACCCGACTGGCATCCTCGGTTATTCATACCGTAGCGCCTCAATAGGGTCGAGTTGAGCCGCTTTGCGGGCGGGATAGAAGCCGAAGAATACGCCGATCGCAGCGCTAAAGGCAAAGGCAATAACAATGGAGTCGGTGGAAACCAGCGTATTCCAGCCGAATTTTGCGGAAAGTCCTCGCGCACTGGCCAGCCCCAGCAGAATACCCAATATGCCGCCGACCAAACTCAGGGTGACGGCCTCGATAAGGAATTGCAGCAGAATATCCCGACTGCGTGCGCCCACCGCCAGCCGCACGCCGATTTCGCGGGTGCGTTCGGTGACGCTGACGAGCATGATGTTCATGATGCCAATGCCGCCCACCAGCAGCGAGACGCCGGCAATGGCCCCGAGCAACACCGTCATGATCTTGGAGGTGGCGGTGGCCATTTCAGAAATTTCCTGTTGCGTGCGCACGATGAAGTCGTCATCCCGGCCTTCGCTGATGCGATGTCGTTGGCGCAACAGGGCAGTGATTTGGGTTTGAACGTCTTCCAGCAAGCTGGCGTCGGCAGCCTGGACGTTAAAGGATCGAAAAGTGGTTGCGCCCGTCAGCCGTACCATGGCACTGGTATAGGGGATGAGTACGACATCGTCCTGATCACTGCCCATCATGGACATGCCTTTGGAACTCAATAAACCAACGATAATATACGGGGCGCTTTTAATGCGAATAATCTGGCCGACGGCTTCGCCATCACCAAACAGGGCTTTGGCGGTGGTTTGGCCGATCAAGGCGACTTTGCCGGTGTTGCGTACGTCGGCATCGGTGAAATTGACTCCACCGGCCAGCGGCCAGGCGCGGATATCGAGGTAATCTTCGCCGATGCCAAGCACTTGCACATAGGCGTTTTGATTGCCAGCGGCGACTTGGGCGGAACTACGCACCTCGGGACTGACGCCAGCGACACCCGACACTTCCTTGCGAATGGCGGCATAATCCCCCTTGGTGAGGCTCGGCGAACTGCCAAAGCCCATGGAGAAACCGCCCCGACTGGAATTGCCGGAGAGGACCAGGATGACGTTTTGGCCGAGACTAGCAATCTGCGCTTCAACCTGCGCTTTGGCCCCGTTGCCAATGCTCACCATGGCAATAACCGCGCCGACGCCAATGATGATGCCGAGCATGGTCAACAGCGTGCGCAGTTTATTGCGGCGCAAAGCCCGCACGGCGATTTTAAGGGTGGCAAACAGTTTCATGGCGCGAGTTTAATGGCCTGCTGTTCCTGGCGGAGTTTTTCCAATTCCTGGGCGGCGTTGAAGCGGTCGGTAATGGGTTGATCCGTCACCACCCGGCCATCGCGCATGACAACTGTGCGACGACTGTAACGTGCGATATCCAGCTCGTGCGTGACCATCACGACGGTGATGCCGCGCTCGTTCAGATTCTGGAAGATGCCCATGATTTCTATGCTGGTGTGGGTATCCAGGTTGCCGGTGGGCTCATCGGCCAGCAAAAGCTTGGGCTGGTTCACCAGGGCGCGGGCGATGGCGATGCGCTGCTGCTGTCCGCCAGAAAGTTGGTTGGGATGATGGCCCGCACGATCGCCCAGACCGACGAGTTCCAACGCCTGCATGGAGCGTTGGCGTTGTTCGCGCCCCGAGATGTGTTTGCGGGAGTAGAGCAGTGGCAGCTCGATGTTTTCAATCGCGGAAGTACGTGACAGCAGGTTGAAGCCTTGAAAGACGAACCCGATCTTTTGATTTCTCAAATCAGCCAGTTCGTCGCGGTCAAGCTCCCCGATGTCCACTCCATCCAGCAAGTACCGTCCACCGCTGGGCCGATCCAGACAGCCAATGGTATTCATCATCGTGGATTTGCCGGAGCCGCTGGCACCCATGATGGCGACAAACTCGCCCGGCTGTATATCCAGGGTCACCCCGCGCACCGCGAAAACATCCACTTCACCGGTGTGGTAGGTCTTGACGAACTTATCCAATTTGACGATGGGCTCCATGGCAATCAAAACGCTGGTTACCGCGGGCGGAATCCGCCAAAGGGCTGGCCGAATGGGCTAGAACTACCTGTCGTCTTTACGGTGCCAGCAGCGGATGGCAGGTTGACGCCGGCAGCAACCATATCGTTCTCGTTCAGCCCCTCAATGACCTCGGTGTTGGTCCCATCGGTGATGCCGGTCTTGATGATCACCGGCTTCAGCACCGTCAGATCTGAGCCCGGCTTTTTGTCTTTCTCAACCAGATACACAGTGCGGGTGGCCGGGCCATCTGAAGCGTTGGCCGAGGAGTTGCGTCCACCGCCGCCTTCGGCGCGCCGTCGCTCGCGCCATTGCTGATATTTTTCGCGCTGTTCAGGCGTCAGCGTCTCCACCCATTTCTGGGCATCCTCACGGCTGGGCGGGCGGCCTTCACCCCAAGGCGGGGTGGGCAAGCCTTCCGGTCGGCTGGAGCCAGTGCTGGCGGTGGCGGTCGAATTGGTGCGGGTTCCAGCGGGCACGTTAGTGTTCACGAGCACCACGGCATTCGTGGGCGGGCGAAAGCGCAAGGCCGAATTCGGGAGGCGCAAGGTATTGGTGCGTTGGGCGGTGACGATCGTGGCATTGGCCGTCATACCCGGGCGCAGCTTCATGTCCGGGTTGCTCACCTCCACCACACTAATGTAATTGACCACATTTTGGTTGGTGATCGGTGCGAAGCGCACCTGGATGACATTGCCGCCAAACTGACGGGTGGGAAAAGCATCCACGGTGAAATTGACGCGCTGACCTTCAGTGACGCCGCCAACGTCCGCTTCCGAGACCATCGCCTCGATGCGCATCAGGCGCAAGTCATTGGCAATGGTAAAGAGCGTGGGAGTATTGAAGCTGGATGCGACCGTCTGCCCGACGTCCACATTGCGAGAGATCACCACGCCGTCAATCGGGGCATAGATGGTGGTGCGTTCGAGGTCCACTTTAGTTTTATTGATACCTGCTTCAGCCTTTTTCACGGCAGCTTGCGCCTGATGCAGGTCCGCCAGCGCTTTGTCGAATTCGGTTGCAGCCAGCAGTTGGTTGGTAAACAGCCCTCGGGCGCGGCCGTAATTGAGCTGCGCCAGTTCCAGTTCAGCCATGGCACTGGCCATGTCCGCTTCGGATTGGGTCAATACCTGGCGATAGGTGGAGGGATCAATCTGGGCGATGACTTGGCCATTGGTGACGCGGGAGTTATAATCCACCTGAATATCCGTGATAATGCCGGAAACCTGGCTGCCGACGGTAACACTCTTTACGGGGCTGATCTGGCCGTTGGCGGTGATGGACTGAATAATGTCCCCGCGCGTGATCGTGACCGTTTTATAGTCAATGACCTGGCTCACCGGCCGTTGGGAATACCACTGATAGCCCGCAATCGCCCCGCCAATCAATGCCAGCAGTACCAACCATTTAAATAAACCAAAGAGTTTTTTCATATTCTAAAAATCCGTCAACGCTCATTCCGGACAAATTCTATTCGACGTTATGAACGTGTTTTTGCACCCATGCTATTTGGCTGCGTGATCAAAATAATCCACCAGCGAATAGACCCGCTCGTTGAGCGGCTTCATGGCACCAAGAAGGTCACGGTAAAGCTCAAACCGCGCGTTGACAATGCCTTTGTTTGAATCCCGGTTCGAGGGATCGGCCTTGGTATCCTCGGGATCGTTGTCCTGATATTTGAACCAATGCCAACCCACGCAGGTCTTGGACTCCAATAACCCGAGGACAAAGTTCTGGTAAAAGTAGCCGCGTTCCTTCTGGGTCTTTACCAGCCAGCCCGCGCCGCCGGTGTTTGCCATTCCGGAATCCATTCCCTTGGCGTACCATTCCGTGATGATGCACGGTTTCTTGGATTCCGCCGTCCACATCGCCAGCATGGATGCGTCCGGTGTCCAGCCATGGTAATAATTGACGGCGACAAGGTCGAGGTAAGGCCCCGCAGCGCGAAAGAGTTCCGGGCGCTTCGTGTCGGAACCGTGAAAGCGAGAGCCGAGATACAGATGGTTGGGATCACACTTCTTAATGGCTTTGGACACGATGCGATAATAGCGGTCCGCCACCACCATGGTAAATTCAGCTTCGTCGGCCGTCGCAATCTTTTGCAGGTTGGCATTTGGGCCATGCTTCTTCTGCA
This window contains:
- a CDS encoding ABC transporter permease; this encodes MKLFATLKIAVRALRRNKLRTLLTMLGIIIGVGAVIAMVSIGNGAKAQVEAQIASLGQNVILVLSGNSSRGGFSMGFGSSPSLTKGDYAAIRKEVSGVAGVSPEVRSSAQVAAGNQNAYVQVLGIGEDYLDIRAWPLAGGVNFTDADVRNTGKVALIGQTTAKALFGDGEAVGQIIRIKSAPYIIVGLLSSKGMSMMGSDQDDVVLIPYTSAMVRLTGATTFRSFNVQAADASLLEDVQTQITALLRQRHRISEGRDDDFIVRTQQEISEMATATSKIMTVLLGAIAGVSLLVGGIGIMNIMLVSVTERTREIGVRLAVGARSRDILLQFLIEAVTLSLVGGILGILLGLASARGLSAKFGWNTLVSTDSIVIAFAFSAAIGVFFGFYPARKAAQLDPIEALRYE
- a CDS encoding ABC transporter ATP-binding protein, which gives rise to MEPIVKLDKFVKTYHTGEVDVFAVRGVTLDIQPGEFVAIMGASGSGKSTMMNTIGCLDRPSGGRYLLDGVDIGELDRDELADLRNQKIGFVFQGFNLLSRTSAIENIELPLLYSRKHISGREQRQRSMQALELVGLGDRAGHHPNQLSGGQQQRIAIARALVNQPKLLLADEPTGNLDTHTSIEIMGIFQNLNERGITVVMVTHELDIARYSRRTVVMRDGRVVTDQPITDRFNAAQELEKLRQEQQAIKLAP
- a CDS encoding efflux RND transporter periplasmic adaptor subunit, with the protein product MKKLFGLFKWLVLLALIGGAIAGYQWYSQRPVSQVIDYKTVTITRGDIIQSITANGQISPVKSVTVGSQVSGIITDIQVDYNSRVTNGQVIAQIDPSTYRQVLTQSEADMASAMAELELAQLNYGRARGLFTNQLLAATEFDKALADLHQAQAAVKKAEAGINKTKVDLERTTIYAPIDGVVISRNVDVGQTVASSFNTPTLFTIANDLRLMRIEAMVSEADVGGVTEGQRVNFTVDAFPTRQFGGNVIQVRFAPITNQNVVNYISVVEVSNPDMKLRPGMTANATIVTAQRTNTLRLPNSALRFRPPTNAVVLVNTNVPAGTRTNSTATASTGSSRPEGLPTPPWGEGRPPSREDAQKWVETLTPEQREKYQQWRERRRAEGGGGRNSSANASDGPATRTVYLVEKDKKPGSDLTVLKPVIIKTGITDGTNTEVIEGLNENDMVAAGVNLPSAAGTVKTTGSSSPFGQPFGGFRPR